The following is a genomic window from Tetrapisispora phaffii CBS 4417 chromosome 12, complete genome.
ataaaaagaaaacaaaactTAATTGACAAAAATAAGCAGcaaaataattaatcaTTTAGTAAACTAATTAAAACATCAATTACTACTTATACcaatcaattaatattattcagTTCACATTTATTTAATCTGAAACTTCATAGAATAAAATCTTACTAAAAGACActaattcaaattcttgTTAATTCAACTTTTAGAATATTGcgatgaaaatttttttgctgTAAGGATCACGTGATTGCAGAAATTACATGGTAATAGCAACATCAACATCAATACAGAGGTATAAGAGATGCTATGTACattgtatttaaatattgctTGTGagacattattattattattattatttttattatagtAGTTGATGTTAATTAATATACAGGTATGTCAAttacatatttatttgtatttaaattttttttttttcgaTTTTAAAACACTGAGACAATAAGtatttgaatgaaaatTCTTGAATTGGAAATGTTTTTGACTTTAACTCTACTTCAACTTGTTTTTCtctttaaaattgttttggatggtttatcaatattaagTATATCAAACCTAAAAGGATACGGTATTACTGGTGTGTATGTTCTCTTTTaatatgataatatattccTAACGACGACCACGGTTTGGACGTAGGTGTTCTTTAgcaattttaatttctttatttaatttagaGGCAACCTCTTCTAATTTGGTGATTTCATCACACTTGTTGATGGTGATTAAGGTCTTTTCTTCGTCAATAGAAGCTTCGATACTGTATTCATCAATGACCTGTTGTAAAGTTTCGGCAACCTTTTCGGAACTTAGATCAAATAagtttgataatttttcgATTGATATTTCATTGTAGAATCTTTTGTTGGTGAAAAAGTATGTCTTTAAAGATTCAACTTGAACACTAGCAGCCAATGATTTTAGAACCTGTTCAGAGTTTGGCAGTAATTTCCAAGCCTTGATGGAGTTCAAGTATTCAAAAGACTCTTTCCAGGAACCCCTTTGCATGGCCTTGGCAGcgttcaaaatataatctCTGGACGTTTCAGGTGGACCTTGTAAACTAGATTTATCGTAATGCTCTAAAGATCTACGAATAGATTTCTGGGAAAATGgaattttctttatcttaATACCAGAGTAGAAAGCAGTCATTTGTGGAATTTCAATCAACAAAGAACAAGTTAAGAAAACAACATCGATTAAATCAATGTTAATATGTTCATGGAATGGTAAACATAATTTCTCACGATCGTCAGCAGTAGTGGAATTACCAGTTGATGCCATTCTTTGTAAAGATTGTTGACCCAAAATTTCTCTTAAATGAGAAGCAgctaataaatcatttaaaatttggtGACATTCTTCGATAGACCAATTTTTGAATGCAGATAAACCTAACTGCACCACAACtctattgaataaaatttgtAATGATGGGTCAGATTTGTTAATAAAGGATTGAATCTTTGATTCTAATAACATTTCTTTAGCAGAAGAGAACTCTTCGTTTAATGCAGTGTAGTAAACTTGGTATAAAACACCACGCTTTGATAAGGAAGTGTTACTACCTTCTTGTTTAGTTAAACTTTCAGATAGAGTCTTGATCAAAGAAGATAAGTATGCATTAGTGGCTTCACCTTCAAATTTAACATACTTTGAATCGTAAACCTTTGGAACATAGTCCCATGCCTTTGATTCCATGACAgcaattaatgaattagcTTTATAGTAGATGTGGTCTAATCTTCTAACAAAAACTCTAGCTAAGTAagcttctttttcttcatcagtCTTTGCAGTTAAAGTTTTTTCAAAGTAAACTTGGATCTTTAAGATTAAGTTATAAACATGTTGTTCATCCTTCAAACGTTGCAAGTAATCACTGGAGTGTGGGTCAGTGTTTAATAAAGACTTGTTGAATTCATCATCTAATCTTTCAACGAAAGAGAATAATGAACCTAAAACTTGAACAACACCTTCAGCGTTAGCTTCTGGTTGAGTTTCAATAGAATCGTTTACAGAAGTGAATTCTGTGACGGCGAATTTATCTAAGTTCTCATCtaacaaatataataatgactCGATATCATTGAAAGATTTCTTCCAACTTTCAAGTGGCTGGTAAGAGAAGTTGCTTGATGCATCGAATCTGATTGGGATCAAAGTCAAATAAGCAACAATCTTTTCGTAGGTGGTACTTGCAATGGATAATAAATGTTCCAttgattcaattaattGAGTTTGGTCGACGTTCTTCTTACCTCTTGATTCAAGGACAATTTGCAATGATGGGAAGAAACCGGCTTCGACGGAAGCGGTGACAATGGATGACAAAGCACCTGGTTTCTTAGCGTTGATAACGAAGTTGTCTAATTCTGGAGTGTTGAATGAAGATTGACCTTTAATGTCTTGGTCTAATTCATTTTCGAAAGAATCTGgatcttctttatatttagtcaataaatcttcaatttctcTAGCCGATTTTTTAACTCTTTGTTTGGTGGTATTAAAAGCCTTTGCtgtaattttattttcaaactCAGTCGATTCGGCGTTATTAACAGCGTCTGTAATTTGAGCAATAATTTTAACGTAAATATTTGGAGTACCGAAATTCTGTTGTTTTGATCTAACAATCAACTTTGCCACAGtatcaaattcatttagGATGATAGACCAGTCGTTAGTCAACTCAGCGATGTCGATTTTGCTGGAAGAAGCTCTTAGTTCGTCTAACAATTTTTCCTTAGCAGATTTGACAACTTTTTTGTTCGACTCATCATCTGAGAAATCATCATCCGACGAAAGACCAGCATTTCTTCTCTTCAGGAATTTATTAGCAGGACCTTTTCTGAACTCTTGTTTCTTGAACCAATCTGGACCGTATGGCTTTGCGTCGGAATCATCACTGTCGAAATCACTTTCGCTTTCCTCTTCGTCATTAAAGAACTCAGAATCGTCTGACGATTCagcaatttcttcttcagatGACGAACTTAATAAAGATTCCTCAGAAGCGGacaataattcttcttcagaaGAAGAACTTCCACTATCGTAATCATAAGATGTGGCAAAAAAACGGGACATGGTCTAATCTTATAATTGTGTCGTGGTTCTTTCGATTCAAGAATAAAACCAATTGTACAGTTGTATTATCGATTCTCAGCTTTCACTTCAACTCAAACCTACCTAAACCAACTGaacaaatatatagaaACCTATAAACTACCACAAAAGGAGAACAAACACACTAACACACATACAAATAACAGAGATACCCAACACAATAGAGACGATAAGCATTACTTACATGTTCAACTATCACGAACATTGTCACTATCAATTACCTTCGattctatttcttcttaCTCTTTGTTTAACATACAATCTCTTGTCAACTCTTCTTCAATCGCATctcaaaatttttcatttttcgaatttaaaaaattttcattccTTCACACGAACGACGGCTTGGTCGCGTGACACGGAGGGCCTGGGAGGCCGGGTAACGGTGCCGCAGGAAGCGTTCGCAGCTGTCGTCGTTGCATCTATTGATTATATCTACGTATTTACTTACTTTGCATACTTTTATCGTTCGCACACTCTCACTCGTCATCTGCAGGGTGTCTGTTCTTGAACACTTCCTTCACATTGTAATGTTTTTTCCTCATCTCTTCAAAGCGCCTGTGCTTGGCTTCTTCGGCAGCCTCTTCGTCCGCCTCCTGTACCTCGTCAGGGTCCATCTCTATCCTGCCATCGTCATTGACCGGCTCCATCTTGTACTCCGGCTCACCAAGTGTAAACCCGTCCAGGTCGCTCAACGATCTCACGTTGCTGGCGCCGGCACCGTCGCCGGTGCCTTGAGGCTCGTCTTCATCGTCAGGTGTGTAGTACTCCCCACTCGGGTCAACAGCTCCTTGGTATGGTGTCTTGGGCTCATCCACGTGAATGTTAGCGTATTGCAGTTTTTTGATCTCATTTTCCGCAAGATTGTTCTTGTTCCACTGGAGATTGTTGCCCCCGTCCTCGCTGctatttatttcttcttccaGAGTAGGAACATCGTGCTCATGTTTCAAAGAAACAGAATCCCTTGGCACAAATCCATGGCCCGATTTGGGATCGCCCTCTCTCAAACTTTTCTCCTTAGCAGCAAGCTCGTTATAAATCTCCGATGCCTGACCCTTTGTCAGTTTCGCATTCAACTGCGTGTTCATGAACACCTGTTTCCTGAACTCAGCCACATTCTCCGATTCATCAACAGCGGGAATATCATCCTTTGACAACGGGTTCTTCAGTATACCAACCATTATACCGATGTATAACTTCTAATTCTTgtttattcttttctttgaGCTCAGACAAGTTAGTCTCGTAAGCTCCACTGTACTATTATTACAATGTCGTCTTCCCAAAGACCTtccaaatatattcatcacatttatatacaatCATCTTAACTTACAACTTTTATTCCTTAAATCCAACATTGTTAGTTGAGGTTTACATCGATCCTCGAAGCCTTTAAGTTCAATTTAGAACTCCCTTTTTCCATGTTTCTGTGCCGGGTAACCAGACTGACTCAAATAGACGACAGATGGTCGCCATCGGTGTCCATGTCAATAAGCTTATCAGACATATATGAAACAGTGGTTATGCTTTGAGATCACAATGGCCAATGGcgattatatatatacgttGGGGTGGACGGTATGCAGATCTGTGGCGGTTCTTGTCCTTTTTTGTAGTTGGGTGGGCTAACATTTATTGACTGTTTATTTGTTGTTTAAAATAGCTCTTTGAAAAAAGTATCATTAGAGATGGCTGTACATTTAAGTGTaactattaaatatttataattcaatattatatagtgttttttatttttgataacaACTGAGGAGGTTAGATCGGCTTGTCtaatatatcttctttttacTATCGATGGAAATTTCACCAGCACCTGTATTTGTCACCAGTAATAAGGCACCGATAATGCTTAAGTTTTGGAAAAATTcgtatttcaaaaaatctCTTTGGGAAGCATCGTGGAACCAGTAATTGTTGACTGTTATATTGTATAATGCGAGAATTAAGACTAGCATGATCGAggatatttttgttttgtaaCCGATAGCAAAGAAAGCAGTGAATACGATTGTGAAAAGCACAGTGAACCACGATTTACTGAATGTGAATCCAATGAACATCAAAACAATCAACATTCTGCCTGCTAACAACAAGTATCCTTTATTTTTCTCGTTTCTGTTGTTTAATTCAGGTAACATTTGGAAAGTGACTTTATTGTTGACAATAGAGTCACTAAAGTTAATTAACAAAGCACCAATGACACTGAAGTTCCTTAAGATGAACGAAGAACCAGTGGATAGACCATAGACTAAAGATTGCAGAGCAATGGAGGCACATAATACACCAGTGGCATAGATAGTATGTTTCTTCAAGATCAACAATGTGGCTGCACCAAACATAGATAAACtaacaattgaaagaaataaCACAACAAAGAAGTACGGATAATGCTTCCattgattcaaataaaaaacttGATCACTCCATTGTGTGCAGATTCTTAAAGTGTCCTCATAAAAAGTTGCCACAATGAAGAATTGTGCAATGTTAGGAATATACGGTTTAACCTTCATAAACAATGGCGtctcatttaatttttctaacGGCTTCAACCATTTATCAATGAGTTGATCAGCTTTTTGGAAATCCAACTTTGCAGTACTGAATCCCTTTTTACCATATTTGGCAGCATTCTGATAACCACCGTTGCGCAAACCACTATTATAACTGACATTATTCGGATTCATATTCGAGAAACCACTATTTTGAGGACCCCTGAATGACATTATCAAATACTTGTTAGTCGGTCGGTTGTGTTCTCGTGTTTTTAATCTATAGGATGCTCAGACAACTATCAAACTCAGAATGATTCGTCTCAAACAATTTCAGCAATCTATAAAAAGATTATTCCAAATAAGACcaagtatatatatgcttCTTTGCAAAACTAAGAACTAACTTGGGAAGTTTCTCTCTTACAACGAATTGTTAATTAAAAGCAAGTTGCAGTTTacttatataattaaatagGAACTTAAATCCAAGCTTCAAACTAAAAAGTTGTGTGGTATGTGTTCGTCGACAACTTATTTCAATGGCATGATCAATCCTTTCTCGTTTAACGCTGAAAAAACCGAACTCCCCATTAGACACTCATTTAGGAAATAGAGACGGGAGCACGTGACTTTAGGTTACCAGCGTCAGAGGCCAGGTGGTGAGTGACGGTCAGTGGTGATTGTTATGTTGAAGTGTTCATTGTAACTACTTGTGGATGTATACAATGgagatatataaatgatttagCTATTTCCATGCAATGATGGTGAGGGTTTGTGTGCGTGTGCGTGTGCGTGTGTGTGTGCGAGCGTGTCTATTATGTGAGAATGTACGATGCGTTtactttctttcttcttgttttgATGATATTATCTAATTTGTATTCGATTGCACACCGTGTTCTGATCAGGGGAAGCACGGGCCACGTATTCACTACACCTCCATGCAGCCAGTAATTGATGTTGTCTAGTTGTCCTTCCACTACTCTTGTGACTGTCAGATTCTTCATTTTGGGGACTATGGTGATTTCGATTGCACTTCTTGGCGTCTTGTCATCGATTATGAATCTTTTCACCCAAGAACATAATAAGCCCAAGTTATCAAGCACTTCCATTCTATGTCTAAATTCCATTGTGAGgatattctttaattttctcTCTAAATGATACTTGAATTTAAACGCAAGTGGTTCCATTTCAGTATAATCTAATTGTGACAGAATCATTGCATTAGGTGTGTCTGGATAATGTTTATAGTAATAATACTTGGAGGTCTTGATCTCATGTTTTAAATCATTAACAACAAATGGGGCTAGATATGGCCTAGCTAAGGAAACAATGAAGTTATTGACGTTAAAAAGCTCTGTTAGTCTAGTATAAGGACTATAtgaatcattaatattagCATTCTCTGGTGCCAAAAACTTTGTTTTTATGTTCTTCTCACCTCCCAAAAATGGAATGACTTCATTGTCAAGGTTCTTGCAAAGTAATTTAGTGTCTTCTAGAATCACCCCCGACCCCATACTACAATATATAGCGGAAGCAATTATCATATTTGGGGTCGTAACATAATTCAGCAAGTTTGGACAAGATGGATCGGTTGGATGAATGACAATATTGAACACTTTGCCAGTTTTTTGATATGCTTCTTCAAACGTCATTTCTTTCAcgatatatttattaacaaattGAATGAAAAGGTAAACATCCTGCGAATAACCATTATGTAATAAATTCTGAATTAACGTACCGATGTTGACATGTTGTTCGACATTGCCATACCCT
Proteins encoded in this region:
- the TGL3 gene encoding bifunctional triglyceride lipase/lysophosphatidylethanolamine acyltransferase (similar to Saccharomyces cerevisiae TGL3 (YMR313C); ancestral locus Anc_5.2) — translated: MIKSWTLSILYSILDHIPPVVWLVINVVNDIILFWCYKFINYVRPKSRIQYHEAVKSLEIASTYNDWCEKATVVDEITGSNLWRRNFFSRRYDFNSVLEQYSLLSKYLASNDLESIKEKFCTIGPCMLRNFAGIVDKRLFTKALMGTKLLIEQYQEHVIQGLDLLDKSSTPTSYFQRCKLSLGTTALILKGGSMFGLFHLGVIKGLLSQNLMPNIISGSSMGACVASLFGCISNEELLNLLQEDKILNIIKYDIDLLRSSGYGNVEQHVNIGTLIQNLLHNGYSQDVYLFIQFVNKYIVKEMTFEEAYQKTGKVFNIVIHPTDPSCPNLLNYVTTPNMIIASAIYCSMGSGVILEDTKLLCKNLDNEVIPFLGGEKNIKTKFLAPENANINDSYSPYTRLTELFNVNNFIVSLARPYLAPFVVNDLKHEIKTSKYYYYKHYPDTPNAMILSQLDYTEMEPLAFKFKYHLERKLKNILTMEFRHRMEVLDNLGLLCSWVKRFIIDDKTPRSAIEITIVPKMKNLTVTRVVEGQLDNINYWLHGGVVNTWPVLPLIRTRCAIEYKLDNIIKTRRKKVNASYILT
- the ERV29 gene encoding protein ERV29 (similar to Saccharomyces cerevisiae ERV29 (YGR284C); ancestral locus Anc_5.5), which encodes MSFRGPQNSGFSNMNPNNVSYNSGLRNGGYQNAAKYGKKGFSTAKLDFQKADQLIDKWLKPLEKLNETPLFMKVKPYIPNIAQFFIVATFYEDTLRICTQWSDQVFYLNQWKHYPYFFVVLFLSIVSLSMFGAATLLILKKHTIYATGVLCASIALQSLVYGLSTGSSFILRNFSVIGALLINFSDSIVNNKVTFQMLPELNNRNEKNKGYLLLAGRMLIVLMFIGFTFSKSWFTVLFTIVFTAFFAIGYKTKISSIMLVLILALYNITVNNYWFHDASQRDFLKYEFFQNLSIIGALLLVTNTGAGEISIDSKKKIY
- the GLC8 gene encoding PP1-complex regulatory subunit GLC8 (similar to Saccharomyces cerevisiae GLC8 (YMR311C); ancestral locus Anc_5.6), which produces MVGILKNPLSKDDIPAVDESENVAEFRKQVFMNTQLNAKLTKGQASEIYNELAAKEKSLREGDPKSGHGFVPRDSVSLKHEHDVPTLEEEINSSEDGGNNLQWNKNNLAENEIKKLQYANIHVDEPKTPYQGAVDPSGEYYTPDDEDEPQGTGDGAGASNVRSLSDLDGFTLGEPEYKMEPVNDDGRIEMDPDEVQEADEEAAEEAKHRRFEEMRKKHYNVKEVFKNRHPADDE
- the NIP1 gene encoding translation initiation factor eIF3 core subunit c (similar to Saccharomyces cerevisiae NIP1 (YMR309C); ancestral locus Anc_5.9), with the protein product MSRFFATSYDYDSGSSSSEEELLSASEESLLSSSSEEEIAESSDDSEFFNDEEESESDFDSDDSDAKPYGPDWFKKQEFRKGPANKFLKRRNAGLSSDDDFSDDESNKKVVKSAKEKLLDELRASSSKIDIAELTNDWSIILNEFDTVAKLIVRSKQQNFGTPNIYVKIIAQITDAVNNAESTEFENKITAKAFNTTKQRVKKSAREIEDLLTKYKEDPDSFENELDQDIKGQSSFNTPELDNFVINAKKPGALSSIVTASVEAGFFPSLQIVLESRGKKNVDQTQLIESMEHLLSIASTTYEKIVAYLTLIPIRFDASSNFSYQPLESWKKSFNDIESLLYLLDENLDKFAVTEFTSVNDSIETQPEANAEGVVQVLGSLFSFVERLDDEFNKSLLNTDPHSSDYLQRLKDEQHVYNLILKIQVYFEKTLTAKTDEEKEAYLARVFVRRLDHIYYKANSLIAVMESKAWDYVPKVYDSKYVKFEGEATNAYLSSLIKTLSESLTKQEGSNTSLSKRGVLYQVYYTALNEEFSSAKEMLLESKIQSFINKSDPSLQILFNRVVVQLGLSAFKNWSIEECHQILNDLLAASHLREILGQQSLQRMASTGNSTTADDREKLCLPFHEHINIDLIDVVFLTCSLLIEIPQMTAFYSGIKIKKIPFSQKSIRRSLEHYDKSSLQGPPETSRDYILNAAKAMQRGSWKESFEYLNSIKAWKLLPNSEQVLKSLAASVQVESLKTYFFTNKRFYNEISIEKLSNLFDLSSEKVAETLQQVIDEYSIEASIDEEKTLITINKCDEITKLEEVASKLNKEIKIAKEHLRPNRGRR